One Salvelinus fontinalis isolate EN_2023a chromosome 11, ASM2944872v1, whole genome shotgun sequence DNA window includes the following coding sequences:
- the LOC129864979 gene encoding uncharacterized protein LOC129864979: protein MSVIVGEGRFIAQRITRSITYYYTSRTPGGDSPSPSPPTISPTSSHLDTPLPSPSYSLSTPLLPVLPTHHDVSSILTPSALDVPPLSPSSPSSHRPLLLLFPWLGARPGGMAKYRDIYLERGLDILSVESTVWHFLWPRWGLEYAAEVLELLDDPRFKGRPLLVHAFSIGGYTFCQLLSQMVREPQKYPGLAQRVIGHVYDSLVIGSLEHMATGLGKTLFPRIEPLVRYTALLYFWLFKSQTVHYYDNSVQVFYNSPVTAPALFFFCENDAMCDPVAIEAILDLWRKRGVAVESRKWKESVHAAHLRCHREEYLSTLETFFHLLNIAPLRAKM from the exons ATGTCTGTGATAGTGGGAGAGGGGCGGTTCATAGCCCAGAGGATCACCAGAAGCATCACCTACTACTACACCAGCCGGACACCAGGGGGTGAtagcccatccccctctcctcccaccatctcccccacctcctcccatCTAGacactcctcttccctccccctcgtactccctctccacccccttgCTCCCAGTCTTGCCCACTCACCACGACGTTTCCTCAATTCTCACCCCTTCCGCTTTGGATgtaccacccctctctccatcctcgccCTCCTCCCAccgtcccctcctcctccttttcccgTGGCTTGGCGCGCGACCAGGGGGCATGGCGAAGTACCGGGACATCTACCTGGAACGCGGCCTGGACATCCTATCTGTGGAGAGCACTGTGTGGCACTTCCTGTGGCCTCGCTGGGGGCTGGAGTATGCGGCCGAGGTCCTGGAGCTCCTTGATGACCCGCGTTTCAAAGGGCGCCCCCTTCTGGTCCACGCCTTCTCCATCGGCGGGTACACTTTCTGCCAGCTTCTCAGCCAGATGGTCAGGGAGCCACAGAAGTACCCGGGCCTGGCCCAACGGGTCATAGGACATGTCTATGACAGCCTGGTGATCGGGTCGCTGGAGCATATGGctacag GCCTGGGCAAGACCCTGTTCCCTCGTATCGAGCCCCTGGTGCGATACACCGCTCTGCTCTACTTCTGGCTCTTCAAGTCCCAGACGGTGCACTACTACGACAACTCAGTCCAGGTCTTCTACAACAGCCCCGTCACCGCCCCGGCGCTCTTCTTCTTCTGCGAGAACGACGCGATGTGCGACCCCGTCGCCATTGAGGCGATACTCGACCTCTGGAGGAAGCGGGGCGTTGCTGTGGAAAGCAGGAAGTGGAAGGAGTCTGTGCACGCTGCTCATCTACGCTGTCACCGAGAGGAGTACCTCTCAACACTGGAGACATTTTTTCACTTGCTCAACATTGCCCCCCTCAGGGCTAAGATGTGA